A window of the Roseburia sp. 831b genome harbors these coding sequences:
- a CDS encoding amino acid ABC transporter ATP-binding protein, translating to MNDNVILEVKDLHKSYGNHEVLKGISTTIAKGDVVALIGPSGCGKSTFLRSLNLLELPTKGHVVFEGTDLTDKSVDINLVRQKIGMVFQQFNLFPNMTVKENIMLAPIKLGKMTKEEAFKRADELLGRIGLLDKADMYPSKLSGGQKQRIAIVRTLAMNPDIILFDEPTSALDPEMVGEVLSLMKDLAKEGMTMVVVTHEMGFAREVANRVMFIHEGVIAEENTPEGIFEHPKSQRLQDFLSKVL from the coding sequence ATGAACGATAATGTAATTTTAGAGGTAAAAGATCTTCATAAGTCTTATGGAAACCATGAAGTTTTAAAAGGGATTTCCACAACGATTGCAAAAGGGGATGTTGTTGCGTTGATTGGTCCGTCCGGATGCGGAAAGTCTACCTTTTTACGCTCGCTGAATTTGTTGGAGCTGCCGACAAAGGGGCATGTTGTTTTTGAGGGAACGGATTTGACAGATAAATCGGTGGACATCAATCTTGTCAGACAAAAAATCGGAATGGTGTTCCAGCAGTTTAATCTTTTCCCGAATATGACGGTGAAAGAAAATATTATGTTAGCTCCGATAAAATTAGGGAAAATGACAAAGGAAGAGGCGTTCAAAAGGGCAGACGAGCTGCTTGGCCGAATTGGCCTGCTTGACAAGGCAGATATGTATCCATCAAAATTGTCAGGTGGACAGAAACAGCGAATTGCAATTGTCCGCACTCTTGCCATGAACCCGGATATTATTTTGTTTGATGAACCGACGAGTGCACTTGACCCGGAGATGGTCGGGGAGGTATTGTCTCTTATGAAAGACCTTGCAAAAGAAGGGATGACGATGGTGGTAGTCACACACGAGATGGGATTTGCAAGGGAAGTGGCAAACCGTGTGATGTTTATTCATGAGGGTGTGATTGCGGAGGAAAATACACCGGAGGGAATTTTTGAACATCCGAAGAGTCAGCGATTGCAGGATTTTTTGTCAAAAGTGTTATAA
- a CDS encoding 4'-phosphopantetheinyl transferase family protein — translation MRIFCAGIEELTKEVYEEKKHLLTKERIERIERFRHEGDKRRSFGAGLLLEYGLRLYGYTQRELSLKKNEAGKYQVPIALGLHFNLSHSGDRVVAAFDEQEIGIDVERQRETKLQVARRFFTEEEYRLIRQQNSREEQEKMFTRIWTRKESYVKAIGLGLRIDLRSFDTIADELGQTGYFFHTYEEKDSYTISGCAKNRNFPEKIEYVDLRCV, via the coding sequence ATGAGAATTTTTTGTGCAGGAATTGAGGAACTTACCAAAGAAGTCTATGAAGAAAAAAAACATCTTCTGACGAAAGAACGAATCGAGCGGATAGAAAGATTCCGTCATGAGGGAGATAAAAGGAGAAGTTTTGGTGCGGGACTTCTTTTAGAATATGGCCTCCGTCTTTACGGATATACGCAAAGAGAACTTTCCTTAAAGAAAAATGAAGCAGGAAAATATCAGGTGCCGATAGCATTGGGTCTGCATTTTAATCTAAGCCATTCAGGAGACCGCGTTGTGGCTGCATTTGATGAGCAGGAGATTGGAATTGACGTAGAGCGGCAAAGAGAGACAAAACTTCAGGTCGCAAGGCGTTTTTTTACGGAGGAGGAATACCGGTTAATCAGACAGCAGAATTCCAGAGAAGAACAGGAGAAAATGTTTACCAGAATCTGGACAAGAAAAGAAAGTTATGTGAAAGCAATCGGGCTTGGTCTAAGAATCGATTTAAGAAGCTTTGATACGATTGCAGATGAACTTGGACAGACCGGATATTTTTTTCATACTTATGAAGAAAAGGATTCCTACACCATATCAGGGTGCGCTAAGAATCGGAATTTCCCGGAAAAAATTGAATATGTGGACCTTAGGTGTGTTTGA
- the metF gene encoding methylenetetrahydrofolate reductase [NAD(P)H], with amino-acid sequence MRLTELLQKEEVTISCELFPPKLGTQLENYKNIVKQMAELKPAYMSVTYGATGGTSDYTVELANEVLNVNHIPALAHLTCASSTKEKVASVIEELKEKKIENILALRGDIPQNVDFPLPNQYKHASELIADIKAQGDFCIGGACYPEGHPEADTIYDDLAHLKEKVDAGCEFLTTQMFFDNNILYNFMYKALKMGIDVPVVAGIMPVTNANQVKRIMSLSGNMVPPRFLAIVDRFGADPDAMKQAGIAYATEQIIDLIANGVNHVHIYTMNKPDIAGAILDNLSYIYKRDEK; translated from the coding sequence ATGAGACTGACAGAATTATTACAAAAAGAAGAAGTGACAATTTCCTGTGAATTGTTCCCACCAAAGTTAGGAACACAGCTGGAAAATTACAAAAACATTGTAAAGCAGATGGCGGAATTAAAGCCTGCATATATGAGTGTCACTTATGGCGCAACAGGTGGAACGTCAGATTATACGGTAGAACTTGCCAATGAAGTTTTGAATGTGAATCATATTCCGGCATTGGCGCACTTAACCTGTGCATCTTCCACGAAGGAGAAAGTTGCTTCTGTGATTGAGGAATTAAAGGAAAAGAAAATTGAGAATATCCTGGCGCTGCGTGGTGACATTCCACAGAATGTAGATTTCCCACTGCCGAATCAGTATAAACATGCCAGTGAACTGATTGCGGATATCAAAGCACAGGGTGATTTTTGTATTGGTGGCGCATGTTATCCGGAAGGACATCCAGAGGCAGATACGATTTACGATGATTTAGCACATTTAAAGGAAAAAGTGGATGCCGGATGTGAATTTTTGACAACACAGATGTTTTTTGATAATAATATCTTATACAATTTCATGTACAAAGCATTGAAGATGGGCATTGATGTTCCGGTTGTAGCAGGTATTATGCCGGTTACCAATGCGAATCAGGTAAAACGTATCATGTCATTATCCGGAAATATGGTTCCGCCTAGATTTCTTGCAATTGTAGATCGTTTTGGCGCAGATCCGGATGCTATGAAACAGGCTGGTATTGCGTATGCAACCGAACAGATTATTGATTTGATTGCAAATGGAGTCAACCATGTACATATTTACACAATGAATAAACCGGATATTGCGGGCGCAATTTTAGATAATCTTTCTTATATTTATAAACGTGATGAAAAATAG
- the greA gene encoding transcription elongation factor GreA, with product MYDELTEQDIRKMEEEIEYRKLVVRKQALEAVKEARAQGDLSENFEYHAAKKDKNQNESRIRYLEKMIKTARVISSDSAEDEVGMNNTVEVYFEEDDMVETYRIVTTIRGNSLKNLISNESPLGKALLGHKVGDRVEVKVNENYSYFVEIRKIENTSDEQNDKIRSF from the coding sequence ATGTACGACGAGTTGACCGAACAGGATATAAGGAAAATGGAAGAAGAGATTGAGTACCGGAAACTGGTAGTCAGAAAACAGGCGCTTGAAGCGGTAAAAGAAGCGAGAGCGCAAGGAGACCTCAGCGAGAATTTTGAGTATCACGCTGCCAAAAAAGATAAGAATCAGAATGAGAGCCGGATTCGCTATCTGGAAAAGATGATTAAGACGGCGCGGGTGATTTCGAGTGATTCCGCCGAAGATGAAGTCGGAATGAACAATACGGTGGAAGTTTACTTTGAGGAAGATGATATGGTGGAGACTTACCGCATCGTCACGACGATAAGAGGAAATTCCTTAAAAAATCTTATCAGCAATGAGTCACCACTTGGCAAAGCTCTGCTGGGTCATAAAGTGGGAGACCGCGTGGAAGTAAAAGTAAATGAGAATTATTCCTATTTTGTTGAAATCCGAAAAATCGAGAATACATCGGATGAACAAAACGATAAGATAAGAAGTTTCTAA
- a CDS encoding DUF5692 family protein, with amino-acid sequence MLFQIYGDNSMWQLLGWVLVFASLVIANEIARRTKVGGLLCFVALPLVLTVYFIAIYVSAAAGAEWALNNDTYVHMTSWFHYAKLYAATAGCIGFMMIKYKWGVGKTHWFKAFPFVIVAINILIAVCSDFESAIRGAHALAETGSRWWLSSEGVWLYGGWWNVVNGIAGILNIFCMTGWWGVYSSKKKDDMLWPDMTVFFIVAYDLWNFEYTYNNLPTHAWYCGLALLLAPTFANAFWNKGGWIQNRANTLALWCMFAQVFPLFQDQGKFAVITRLYSDGFMDKATHPTTADPTAQGVVSIIALVANVIVLTIIIKRSIEQKKNPYKEEIFKGTKDFELAMARVED; translated from the coding sequence ATGTTGTTTCAAATTTATGGAGATAACTCCATGTGGCAGCTTTTAGGCTGGGTATTAGTATTTGCTAGTTTAGTAATTGCTAATGAAATTGCTCGTCGTACAAAAGTCGGTGGACTTCTTTGCTTCGTAGCATTACCACTTGTATTAACCGTTTACTTTATTGCAATTTATGTTTCTGCAGCAGCAGGAGCAGAATGGGCACTCAACAATGACACATATGTACATATGACAAGTTGGTTCCATTATGCAAAATTATATGCAGCAACAGCTGGATGTATCGGCTTCATGATGATCAAATACAAATGGGGAGTTGGTAAAACTCACTGGTTCAAGGCATTCCCATTTGTTATCGTTGCTATCAACATCTTAATCGCTGTATGCAGCGATTTCGAATCTGCAATCAGAGGTGCTCATGCATTAGCTGAAACGGGTTCCAGATGGTGGTTATCTAGCGAGGGCGTATGGCTCTATGGTGGATGGTGGAACGTTGTAAATGGTATCGCCGGAATCCTTAACATCTTCTGTATGACAGGATGGTGGGGAGTTTACTCATCCAAGAAGAAAGACGATATGTTATGGCCAGATATGACTGTATTCTTCATCGTTGCATATGATCTTTGGAACTTTGAGTATACATACAACAACCTGCCTACACATGCTTGGTATTGTGGTCTTGCGTTATTACTTGCCCCTACATTTGCAAATGCATTCTGGAACAAAGGTGGCTGGATTCAGAACCGTGCTAACACACTTGCATTATGGTGTATGTTCGCTCAGGTATTCCCATTATTCCAGGATCAGGGTAAATTCGCAGTTATCACAAGACTTTACTCCGATGGATTCATGGACAAAGCAACACATCCTACAACAGCAGATCCTACTGCACAGGGCGTTGTTTCAATCATCGCACTTGTTGCTAACGTAATCGTTCTTACTATTATCATCAAACGTTCTATCGAACAGAAGAAGAACCCTTACAAAGAAGAAATCTTCAAAGGAACAAAAGACTTTGAACTTGCTATGGCAAGAGTAGAAGACTAA
- a CDS encoding Hpt domain-containing protein → MVDKMKDTIERLREWGCDMDGAMERFLNDEDLYRDCLNAVIEDEAFDGLKTALDAHNAQEAFGYAHTLKGVLANMGLTPMFDIITLLVEPLRAGNCENLMPQYEKLIESREKLKSLM, encoded by the coding sequence ATGGTTGATAAAATGAAGGACACAATAGAGAGACTGAGAGAGTGGGGATGTGACATGGATGGAGCCATGGAGCGTTTTTTAAATGATGAAGATTTATACAGAGACTGTTTAAATGCAGTGATAGAGGACGAGGCATTTGACGGATTAAAGACGGCGTTAGATGCACATAATGCACAGGAAGCGTTTGGCTATGCCCATACGTTAAAGGGTGTGCTTGCCAATATGGGACTTACCCCGATGTTTGATATTATCACATTGCTTGTGGAGCCACTGCGCGCAGGTAATTGCGAAAATCTGATGCCACAGTATGAGAAATTAATTGAGAGCCGTGAAAAATTAAAAAGCCTGATGTAG
- a CDS encoding glycoside hydrolase family 13 protein produces the protein MELGLLAHRAALNDCYALNETQLEISVKTGYEVDHVYLCYGDPFSAGIMGGNEKWSGERIEITECRYLAYQKRWTVMIEPPYRRCKYYFEVHAGDEVVFFFEDGCYTKERMAIPGRKEQCFFFPWMNPSDVNETPKWVEDTVWYQIFPDRFCNGDPSLDPSYVKEWKCEKVDYMDVYGGDLRGIRNKIPYLKDIGITGLYLTPIFESNSNHKYNTTDYYKIDKSFGDEEELKALVKEAHEAGIRVMLDAVFNHCGNEFAPWQDVLKNGPESPYYDWFFIQKWPFNKSDYSTRDGKFFSFAFYGEMPKLNTNNPQVIEYFTKLCSKWLRDWDIDGIRFDVGNEVSHTFLKELRKEVKAIKPDVFLLGEIWHDSILWLQGDEYDSVMNYPLVESINDFFIDENRCGFDFECSMNRCYSLYTKQTNRVLFNLLDSHDTERLYTRTGNLGKFYQQLAILFTMQGSPCIYYGTEIAMQGAHDPDCRRCMPWDEIEAGKYKDRIDAIKQLISIRKAYAACKSDQIVWDNHKDRVIHYRKLEKESETIGVLVNASEKEIAIPAHKKVLFSYGCKKDSVLKDGVCIYISEN, from the coding sequence ATGGAATTGGGATTATTAGCGCATCGCGCGGCATTAAATGATTGTTATGCATTAAATGAAACACAGCTTGAAATATCAGTAAAAACAGGATATGAAGTCGATCATGTCTATCTATGTTATGGGGACCCGTTTTCCGCCGGTATCATGGGTGGTAATGAAAAATGGAGTGGGGAACGGATTGAGATTACAGAGTGCAGATATTTGGCATATCAGAAAAGATGGACGGTCATGATTGAGCCGCCATATCGAAGATGCAAATATTATTTTGAGGTACATGCAGGGGACGAGGTGGTCTTCTTTTTCGAGGACGGATGCTATACGAAGGAGCGTATGGCAATTCCGGGAAGAAAAGAACAGTGCTTCTTTTTCCCATGGATGAACCCGTCTGATGTCAATGAGACACCAAAATGGGTAGAGGATACGGTCTGGTATCAGATTTTCCCGGACCGTTTCTGTAACGGGGACCCGTCATTAGACCCTTCTTATGTGAAAGAATGGAAATGCGAAAAAGTAGATTATATGGATGTCTATGGTGGAGATTTAAGGGGAATCCGAAACAAGATTCCATATTTAAAAGATATTGGAATTACAGGACTTTATTTGACCCCGATTTTTGAGTCGAATTCCAATCACAAATATAACACCACAGACTATTATAAGATTGATAAAAGTTTTGGTGATGAGGAAGAGTTAAAGGCGCTTGTAAAAGAGGCGCATGAGGCAGGAATCCGTGTGATGTTAGATGCAGTATTTAATCATTGCGGAAATGAGTTTGCTCCATGGCAGGATGTCTTAAAGAATGGACCAGAGTCACCGTATTACGATTGGTTTTTCATTCAGAAGTGGCCATTTAATAAGTCGGATTACAGTACACGTGACGGAAAATTCTTCTCTTTCGCGTTTTACGGTGAAATGCCAAAGTTAAATACTAACAATCCACAGGTAATCGAGTACTTTACGAAGTTGTGTTCCAAGTGGTTAAGAGACTGGGATATTGATGGTATCCGGTTTGACGTAGGAAATGAGGTTTCCCATACGTTTTTAAAGGAACTTCGAAAAGAAGTAAAGGCAATCAAACCGGATGTATTTTTACTTGGGGAAATCTGGCATGACTCCATCCTCTGGCTTCAGGGAGATGAGTATGATTCGGTGATGAACTATCCGCTGGTAGAAAGCATCAACGATTTTTTCATTGATGAAAACCGGTGCGGATTTGATTTTGAGTGCAGCATGAACCGTTGTTATTCCTTATACACCAAGCAGACGAACCGGGTGCTTTTTAACCTGCTGGATTCCCACGATACCGAACGCTTGTATACAAGAACCGGAAATCTTGGAAAATTTTATCAGCAGCTTGCGATTTTATTTACCATGCAAGGAAGTCCATGTATCTATTATGGAACCGAGATTGCCATGCAGGGTGCCCACGACCCGGATTGCAGAAGATGTATGCCATGGGATGAAATTGAGGCAGGAAAATACAAAGACAGAATCGATGCGATAAAGCAGCTGATTTCCATAAGAAAAGCGTATGCTGCATGTAAAAGCGATCAGATTGTCTGGGATAATCATAAAGACCGCGTCATTCATTACCGGAAGTTAGAAAAAGAGAGTGAGACGATTGGTGTTTTGGTGAACGCATCTGAAAAAGAGATTGCGATTCCGGCACATAAGAAGGTTTTATTCTCTTATGGATGTAAGAAAGACAGCGTTTTAAAAGATGGTGTTTGTATCTATATCAGTGAAAATTAA
- the srtB gene encoding class B sortase, which produces MIDKMEEQKKGVVMQEEQDKKQGTEKKKKKKKKPDTMTFICMVVGILLIVFALSQLIPVLYHYITEENAYEDMREEYVSVDDAKKKNGETEADKNWWYENISVDLEALQKENKEAVAWIRFDSMDLSYPVMYSGDNEKYLHRDLDGKDSKAGSLFIDEKNSPDFSDRDTIIYGHNMKNLSMFGRLKKYKKDGFYDDNQYFTIYTTTKAYRYHIFSYFDIDETNDFFFTSYESDDAMASLISTMKKKSYTNTGVEVSKEDKVVTLSTCSAEGYRFLVNAVLEEEHDMTTQDKTTQEEE; this is translated from the coding sequence ATGATAGATAAGATGGAAGAACAAAAGAAGGGCGTTGTCATGCAAGAGGAACAGGATAAGAAACAGGGAACAGAAAAGAAGAAAAAGAAAAAGAAAAAGCCAGACACCATGACTTTCATTTGTATGGTGGTTGGAATTTTATTGATTGTGTTTGCATTAAGCCAGCTGATACCGGTTTTGTACCATTATATAACAGAGGAAAATGCATATGAGGATATGCGGGAAGAATATGTTTCGGTAGATGACGCTAAGAAAAAGAATGGAGAAACAGAGGCAGATAAGAACTGGTGGTATGAGAATATTTCTGTTGATCTTGAAGCGTTACAAAAAGAGAACAAAGAGGCAGTCGCATGGATTCGTTTTGATTCGATGGATTTAAGTTATCCTGTGATGTATTCCGGCGATAATGAAAAATATCTGCACCGTGATCTGGACGGAAAAGACAGCAAGGCGGGAAGCCTTTTTATCGATGAAAAGAATTCACCGGATTTTTCAGACCGGGATACCATTATCTATGGACATAATATGAAGAATCTGAGCATGTTCGGCCGGTTGAAAAAGTACAAAAAAGATGGATTTTACGACGATAATCAGTATTTTACAATCTATACGACTACAAAAGCTTACCGTTATCATATCTTTTCTTATTTTGATATTGATGAGACAAACGATTTCTTCTTTACAAGTTATGAATCGGATGATGCAATGGCGAGTCTGATTTCGACGATGAAGAAAAAGTCTTATACCAACACCGGTGTTGAGGTATCAAAGGAGGATAAGGTTGTGACATTATCGACCTGTTCCGCGGAAGGATACCGTTTCCTGGTGAATGCGGTATTAGAGGAGGAACATGATATGACAACGCAGGATAAGACGACACAGGAGGAAGAATAA